In Chitinophaga sp. HK235, a single window of DNA contains:
- a CDS encoding TonB-dependent receptor: MNRILVLLLLLCFGMTGLQAQNRTIRGSVTDAKDGHPIPGVTVQIKGESTGAVTDASGVFTFSMSALKGVLRFTFIGYEEQEVTLGNSTDIKVVLKRNDKVLDEVLVVAYGTQKKATFTGSASVVKSEVLAERPVTSFEKALQGNVTGVTVQSVSGQPGGATTIRIRGVGGFGTKSSANANSTPLYVVDGVPVATGDFTQASATADVLATLDPKDIDNVTVLKDASAAALYGSRAANGVVLISTKRGKAGRISVNVTGSTGWAGIAVNRHDFLSGEEYFKYWWDARYRKEIAGGATPADAATNANAGTIASLQANPFNNASPYDANGKLTSGTVKYYDTDWRNAVTRTGLTQDYGINISGGSDKTTYYFSAGYFDQKGVVLASDFKRYNAKLNLESRATDFLKFGVFTTFASTDQNTPPGGTGAGNPINFADRVAGVYPLYKMDASGNPLPDATGKGLAYNYLNPLFKDYNPVGLSKANIINVKTLRAILSGYAEINFLKYFTFKTQVAADVIDLRESRYYNPLNGDGLAVNGRSNKYAPRDTRTTITNTLVFDKYFDKHHVNVLAGQEAFKYVYTNLTAGATGFPFEGISELGAGSTASSPTSDRTEKKFNSYFSRVNYDFDNKYILSGSIRRDGSSIFDIQNRYGVFWSAGGAWVISRENFMSATSNWLRDLKIKGSYGVSGSDNIDRYDRMDLYDAGANYNGQGGTKYTQLGNPALRWERSITTDIGVEAFLLDRIRLEAGYYSRKSDGLLFDKPLSMTTGFESVKTNLAKLKNSGFEVSVNANVLQKRDFTLDLGANITTTNNKIIYLTGADSMIAPTGSKLWKVGGNRYEFFLQEYAGVDPQDGKPMWYMNEKGADGSLTGKRVTTKQYTQASRYKMGSSLPKFYGGFNARAAYKGFDLSFMLFFNYGNKVYDSYLQDITNDGSAKGTNIARDVAGRAWQKPGDVTDVPRFVENNTDLGSNTSSRFLFDGSYIRLKTVNLGYSLPKSLLGKAHIQRARIYVAGENLLTWAKHKGMDPEVEVDGFYGNDIPNVKTFTVGVNIGL, encoded by the coding sequence ATGAATAGAATTCTAGTTCTATTGTTGCTGCTATGTTTCGGGATGACCGGACTGCAGGCTCAAAACAGGACGATTAGAGGTTCGGTGACAGATGCGAAAGATGGTCATCCGATACCTGGCGTAACAGTGCAGATCAAGGGTGAGTCAACCGGAGCAGTGACAGATGCATCGGGCGTTTTCACTTTTTCTATGTCGGCACTGAAGGGGGTACTTCGCTTTACATTCATCGGTTACGAAGAACAGGAAGTAACACTGGGAAACAGCACTGATATCAAGGTTGTATTGAAGCGAAACGACAAAGTACTGGATGAGGTACTGGTTGTAGCTTATGGTACTCAGAAGAAAGCAACCTTTACAGGATCTGCTTCTGTAGTAAAGTCGGAAGTACTGGCAGAAAGGCCGGTTACATCATTTGAAAAAGCCCTGCAGGGTAATGTGACTGGTGTTACTGTACAAAGTGTATCCGGTCAACCGGGAGGTGCTACCACTATCCGTATCCGTGGTGTAGGTGGCTTTGGTACTAAATCCAGTGCCAATGCAAACAGCACTCCTTTATATGTAGTGGATGGTGTTCCCGTTGCTACAGGCGATTTTACGCAGGCTTCTGCCACAGCAGACGTACTGGCTACCCTCGATCCAAAGGATATTGACAATGTTACTGTACTGAAAGATGCCTCTGCTGCTGCACTTTACGGTTCACGTGCCGCCAACGGTGTGGTACTGATCTCCACTAAGAGAGGTAAAGCAGGAAGGATCAGTGTTAATGTAACCGGAAGCACTGGCTGGGCTGGTATCGCTGTAAACAGACATGATTTCCTGAGTGGTGAAGAATACTTCAAATACTGGTGGGACGCCCGTTACAGAAAGGAAATAGCTGGAGGTGCTACTCCAGCTGATGCTGCTACAAATGCCAACGCCGGTACTATCGCTTCATTGCAGGCAAATCCATTTAATAATGCCAGTCCATACGATGCTAATGGCAAGCTGACTTCAGGCACTGTTAAATATTATGATACTGACTGGAGAAATGCTGTAACCAGAACAGGACTTACCCAGGATTATGGTATCAATATCTCCGGCGGTTCAGACAAGACCACCTACTATTTCTCCGCTGGTTACTTCGATCAGAAAGGTGTTGTGCTGGCTTCTGACTTCAAACGTTACAATGCCAAGCTGAATCTGGAATCCAGGGCTACTGACTTCCTGAAATTTGGTGTCTTCACTACATTCGCATCTACAGATCAGAACACACCTCCGGGAGGAACCGGTGCGGGCAACCCGATTAACTTTGCAGACAGAGTGGCTGGCGTGTATCCGTTATATAAAATGGATGCCAGCGGAAATCCGCTCCCAGACGCAACGGGTAAAGGTCTTGCTTACAACTACCTAAACCCGCTGTTCAAAGATTATAACCCGGTAGGATTAAGTAAGGCGAACATTATCAATGTTAAAACGCTGAGAGCTATCCTGTCTGGTTATGCGGAAATTAATTTCCTGAAGTATTTCACCTTCAAAACACAGGTGGCTGCTGATGTAATTGATCTGCGTGAAAGTCGCTACTATAACCCGCTGAATGGCGATGGTCTGGCAGTGAATGGCCGCAGTAACAAATATGCGCCAAGAGATACCAGAACTACCATCACCAATACGCTGGTATTTGATAAATACTTCGATAAGCATCACGTAAATGTGCTGGCAGGTCAGGAAGCATTTAAATATGTATATACCAACCTCACCGCAGGAGCTACAGGGTTCCCGTTTGAAGGTATCTCTGAACTGGGCGCCGGATCTACCGCTTCAAGCCCAACTTCAGATCGTACTGAGAAAAAATTCAATTCTTATTTCTCCAGGGTTAACTACGATTTTGACAATAAGTATATTCTCTCCGGAAGTATCAGAAGAGATGGTTCTTCTATCTTCGATATACAGAACAGATATGGTGTTTTCTGGTCTGCGGGCGGTGCATGGGTAATTTCCCGTGAGAACTTCATGAGCGCTACGTCCAACTGGCTCAGAGATCTGAAAATAAAAGGCAGCTATGGTGTCAGTGGTAGCGATAATATTGATCGCTATGACCGTATGGATCTTTATGATGCCGGCGCCAACTATAACGGACAGGGGGGTACGAAATATACCCAGCTTGGTAATCCGGCTCTTCGCTGGGAACGCAGCATTACTACAGATATAGGTGTGGAAGCATTTTTACTGGACAGAATCCGTCTGGAAGCAGGATACTACAGCCGTAAATCTGATGGTTTGCTGTTTGATAAACCACTTTCTATGACCACCGGTTTTGAATCTGTAAAAACCAACCTGGCGAAACTGAAAAACAGTGGCTTTGAAGTTTCCGTGAATGCGAACGTATTGCAGAAGAGAGATTTCACCCTGGACCTGGGTGCCAATATTACTACCACCAATAACAAAATCATTTATCTCACCGGCGCCGATTCTATGATTGCTCCAACAGGCAGCAAACTTTGGAAAGTAGGCGGCAACAGGTATGAGTTTTTCCTTCAGGAATATGCAGGTGTAGACCCTCAGGATGGAAAACCGATGTGGTACATGAACGAAAAAGGTGCCGATGGTAGCCTTACTGGCAAACGTGTTACCACTAAGCAATACACGCAGGCTTCCCGTTATAAAATGGGTAGCTCTTTACCGAAATTCTACGGTGGCTTCAATGCAAGAGCTGCTTACAAAGGATTTGATCTGAGCTTTATGTTGTTCTTCAACTATGGCAACAAGGTTTATGATTCTTATCTCCAGGACATCACCAACGACGGTTCTGCAAAAGGAACAAATATAGCCAGGGATGTAGCCGGCCGCGCATGGCAGAAACCTGGTGATGTTACCGATGTACCGCGTTTCGTAGAGAATAATACAGACCTGGGATCCAACACTTCTTCCCGCTTCCTGTTTGATGGTTCCTATATCCGTCTGAAAACAGTGAATCTGGGTTATAGCCTGCCAAAATCACTGTTAGGCAAGGCGCATATCCAGCGCGCTAGAATTTATGTAGCCGGTGAAAACCTGCTTACATGGGCAAAACATAAAGGTATGGACCCGGAAGTTGAAGTGGACGGTTTTTACGGCAATGATATCCCTAACGTAAAAACATTTACAGTGGGAGTTAACATTGGATTATAA
- a CDS encoding AraC family transcriptional regulator — MQGQNRKYEGLQHDELGIMIRSNDNPYLSADIQIKKLQPRRLTSYFIVLIESGSITYNLDLQDFNLTDGHLLFAMPNQIFTPPDKTDDLKYFKLLFDENTLALLPQQFSFLVNPLNDQTIVLDSAAKDRVIKVFGILNQIIHLDKYDIDTEVILAYLNSLLSELNSAYFKNKEPLNPLNINLSKFIEFKLVVETHLTEQPSINAIAEKLALSTNSLYRIVKEYSGSSPKDYFINRLMAEAQRKLRYSNTSIKELAYELGFNDPDYFSRLFKKSTGKSASDFLPRQDLSGK, encoded by the coding sequence ATGCAAGGACAAAACAGAAAATATGAAGGCTTACAGCATGATGAGCTGGGGATCATGATTCGTTCAAACGACAACCCCTATCTTTCAGCTGATATTCAGATCAAAAAACTGCAACCTCGCAGATTAACCTCTTATTTTATTGTATTAATTGAAAGTGGTTCAATTACATACAATTTAGACTTACAAGACTTCAACCTTACAGACGGACACTTGCTTTTTGCAATGCCAAATCAAATTTTTACGCCACCCGACAAAACAGACGATCTTAAATATTTCAAACTGCTGTTTGACGAAAATACATTGGCATTGTTGCCACAACAATTTTCCTTTTTAGTCAACCCCTTAAACGACCAGACCATAGTTCTTGACAGCGCTGCAAAAGACAGGGTAATAAAGGTTTTTGGAATTTTAAATCAGATAATTCATTTAGATAAATATGATATCGACACTGAAGTAATATTAGCTTATTTGAACTCATTGCTATCAGAACTAAACAGCGCTTATTTCAAAAACAAGGAACCCCTCAACCCCTTAAACATTAACCTTTCAAAGTTCATTGAGTTCAAACTGGTTGTAGAAACACACCTTACGGAGCAACCTTCTATCAATGCAATTGCAGAAAAATTGGCTTTATCTACAAACAGTTTATATAGGATTGTAAAAGAATATTCCGGCTCATCGCCCAAAGATTATTTCATTAACCGTTTGATGGCAGAAGCTCAGCGAAAATTGCGTTATTCTAATACTTCTATCAAAGAATTGGCCTACGAACTGGGCTTTAATGACCCGGATTATTTTTCAAGACTCTTCAAAAAAAGTACAGGAAAAAGTGCAAGTGATTTTTTGCCCAGGCAGGATTTGTCGGGGAAATAA
- a CDS encoding AraC family transcriptional regulator, whose amino-acid sequence MKKEKKDNLILINSMFYYRQYYPSIQLADFIECYWVLHAPDRFTDVPDRLIPGGRVELIFNFGGPTDWLITADNPLGTRQNGPMIMGQRNQIFYVKSTGEIRMLGIRFKPGGLASFTNVPISDLLNILLPAELLLGKSVIDLEMRLSDYSDDDKQVQLLDAILKSRLGNAPADLLVVNQTIDILRNSPEDVSIDTICQQTGWYYKKLERIFLKNIGYTPKHYHKLLRFNKAVRYMRTTNTLTDVCHVCNYFDQAHFIRDFRLFTGTTPSQFKKEENKIADILIKHQPV is encoded by the coding sequence ATGAAGAAAGAGAAGAAGGATAATCTGATATTAATCAATTCAATGTTCTATTACCGGCAATATTATCCATCAATTCAGCTGGCTGACTTTATAGAATGCTATTGGGTATTACATGCACCGGACAGGTTTACGGATGTACCTGACCGCCTGATACCTGGCGGTCGTGTGGAACTGATCTTCAATTTTGGCGGCCCGACGGATTGGTTGATAACAGCTGATAATCCTCTTGGCACCCGTCAGAATGGGCCGATGATTATGGGGCAGCGAAACCAGATTTTTTATGTGAAAAGCACTGGTGAAATCAGGATGCTGGGTATCCGATTCAAGCCAGGTGGGCTGGCCTCATTTACCAATGTACCTATTTCTGATTTATTAAATATTCTGTTGCCGGCCGAACTGCTCTTAGGGAAATCAGTAATAGACCTGGAGATGCGCTTGTCTGATTATTCGGATGATGATAAGCAGGTACAATTACTGGATGCTATACTAAAATCCAGATTGGGAAATGCACCAGCTGATCTGTTAGTGGTTAACCAGACTATAGATATACTTCGCAACAGTCCTGAGGATGTATCTATTGATACAATCTGCCAGCAAACAGGTTGGTACTATAAAAAGCTGGAGCGGATTTTCCTGAAAAACATCGGTTATACACCTAAGCATTATCATAAACTGCTTCGTTTCAATAAAGCGGTCCGGTATATGCGAACAACCAATACGCTGACTGATGTCTGTCATGTATGCAACTACTTTGACCAGGCGCATTTTATTCGTGATTTCCGGTTGTTTACAGGTACCACTCCCAGCCAGTTTAAAAAGGAGGAAAACAAAATAGCGGATATTCTCATAAAGCATCAGCCTGTCTAA
- a CDS encoding SDR family oxidoreductase — translation MKFALVTGANKSIGLEVAWQLAQKGIYVYLGSRNLEHGIEAVDKLKAMGLNNVEVIQLDITNDESVINARKEIGKKTKVLDILINNAGIYGGYPQTALDSTIDQFKAAYDTNVYGVVRVTQAFIDLLKESSEPRIVNVSSSQGSITLHSDPAYKYYDYKGVVYLSSKSALNMYTVVLAYELKNTRFKVNAVCPGYTKTDFNGHRGTGTVKSAGNRIVKYALIDNDGPTGKFFSEENNPETGEIPW, via the coding sequence ATGAAATTCGCATTAGTAACAGGGGCCAACAAAAGTATTGGTCTTGAAGTTGCATGGCAACTTGCTCAAAAGGGAATTTATGTCTACCTCGGTAGTCGTAATTTAGAACATGGTATTGAAGCCGTGGACAAATTAAAAGCGATGGGATTAAATAATGTAGAAGTTATTCAGCTTGACATCACAAATGACGAATCAGTAATTAATGCCCGTAAAGAAATCGGTAAAAAAACAAAAGTCCTCGACATACTAATTAATAATGCGGGTATTTATGGTGGTTACCCACAAACCGCGCTGGACTCAACTATTGACCAGTTTAAAGCAGCTTATGATACAAATGTTTACGGTGTGGTGAGAGTTACACAGGCATTTATTGATTTATTGAAAGAATCGTCGGAACCTCGTATTGTGAATGTAAGTTCAAGTCAAGGTTCAATAACTTTACACAGCGACCCGGCGTACAAATACTACGACTACAAAGGTGTTGTATATCTTTCCTCAAAATCAGCACTGAATATGTACACCGTTGTTCTGGCATACGAACTAAAAAATACCAGATTCAAAGTAAATGCCGTTTGCCCGGGATATACAAAAACAGACTTCAATGGACATCGTGGGACGGGCACTGTCAAAAGTGCCGGAAACAGGATTGTAAAATATGCTCTGATTGACAATGATGGCCCAACAGGAAAATTCTTTAGTGAGGAAAATAACCCTGAAACAGGGGAAATACCCTGGTAA